One genomic window of Vibrio rhizosphaerae includes the following:
- a CDS encoding ATP-dependent Clp protease proteolytic subunit, which yields MNFVLKNDENDKAKDERSSGSMVEEKLIASRSIFISGEIDQKLAQKVSTQLLVLQEISDEPIYLYINSQGGHVEAGDTIHDMIKFIKPEVIVIGTGWVASAGVTIYIAAKKENRVCLPNTRFMIHQPLGQVRGKVSDIKIEADEILRTRSRVNKLISDATGQPYEQVEKDTDYNFWMSPEEAVEYGLVSRVVSNIRELQD from the coding sequence ATGAATTTCGTATTAAAAAATGATGAAAATGATAAGGCCAAGGATGAACGAAGCTCTGGTTCAATGGTAGAGGAAAAACTCATAGCGTCTCGTTCTATTTTCATTTCTGGTGAAATTGACCAGAAGCTGGCTCAGAAAGTTTCGACCCAGTTATTGGTCTTACAAGAAATCAGCGACGAGCCGATTTATCTGTATATCAATAGCCAAGGCGGACATGTGGAAGCCGGCGATACTATCCATGACATGATTAAGTTTATCAAACCGGAAGTTATCGTGATTGGAACCGGATGGGTTGCAAGTGCCGGCGTGACAATCTACATTGCCGCGAAAAAAGAAAACCGCGTTTGTTTACCGAATACTCGCTTTATGATCCATCAACCGCTGGGTCAGGTACGTGGTAAAGTCTCCGATATTAAAATCGAAGCGGATGAAATTTTACGGACTCGCAGCCGGGTCAATAAATTGATCAGTGACGCGACAGGCCAGCCTTATGAGCAGGTCGAGAAAGATACCGATTATAACTTCTGGATGAGTCCTGAAGAAGCAGTTGAATACGGTCTGGTGAGCCGGGTTGTAAGCAATATCCGGGAACTGCAGGATTAA
- a CDS encoding sigma-54-dependent transcriptional regulator, translated as MCDVFFIDDEADIRIAIEQSFELAEIQARFFDSAEEALLAIKHDGLPLVVVTDIRLPGLSGQNLLHSVHHQDPDLPVILITGHGDISMAVQAMHDGAYDFIEKPFAPERLMETVHRAIDKRRLTLENQKLKRSLKASQTLGPRIIGETTSIQTLKDTIGQIADTNADILLFGETGTGKELIARSLHELSSRRERNFVAVNCGAVPENLIESELYGHEKGAFTGAESQRIGKFEHAQGGTLFLDEIESMPMPAQIRLLRVLQERLIERVGSNELIPLDIRVIAATKVDLKQAAQQGTFREDLYYRLNIVTLDIPPLRERKEDIPALFHHFLLVAAARYGKAANSISKQDMQSLLSHHWPGNVRELRNAAERYVLLGKLIQLGQEPHLMNGPVLSLADQVAEFEKSAIEQALIECGGSIKDTMESLNLPRKTLYDKMQKYQLDKENYKH; from the coding sequence ATGTGCGATGTATTTTTTATCGATGACGAAGCGGATATTCGTATAGCGATCGAACAAAGCTTTGAACTGGCTGAAATTCAGGCCAGATTCTTTGATAGTGCTGAAGAAGCATTACTGGCCATCAAACACGATGGTTTGCCGCTGGTGGTTGTCACCGACATCCGTCTGCCGGGACTCAGCGGGCAGAATTTACTCCATTCGGTTCACCATCAGGATCCCGATTTACCCGTCATCCTGATTACCGGGCACGGTGATATTTCGATGGCCGTTCAGGCAATGCATGACGGCGCTTATGACTTTATCGAGAAACCATTTGCCCCCGAACGGCTGATGGAGACCGTGCATCGTGCCATCGACAAACGTCGGCTAACGCTGGAAAACCAAAAATTAAAGCGCAGTCTGAAAGCCAGCCAAACCCTCGGACCACGGATTATCGGTGAGACAACCAGTATTCAAACCCTGAAAGACACCATCGGTCAGATTGCCGATACCAATGCCGATATCTTGCTCTTCGGTGAAACCGGCACCGGCAAAGAACTCATCGCCCGCTCTCTGCATGAATTAAGCTCTCGCAGAGAGCGCAACTTTGTCGCGGTCAACTGTGGAGCCGTGCCGGAAAACCTGATTGAAAGTGAACTCTACGGTCATGAGAAAGGTGCATTCACTGGCGCAGAGAGTCAACGGATCGGCAAATTCGAACATGCACAAGGCGGGACGCTGTTCCTTGATGAAATCGAATCGATGCCCATGCCCGCACAGATTCGTCTGCTGCGTGTGCTACAGGAACGACTGATTGAACGGGTCGGCTCCAATGAATTAATTCCACTCGACATTCGAGTCATTGCAGCGACCAAAGTCGATCTTAAACAGGCAGCACAGCAAGGCACATTCCGGGAAGATTTATATTATCGGCTCAATATCGTGACACTGGATATTCCCCCGCTACGGGAGCGGAAAGAGGATATCCCGGCTCTGTTTCACCATTTCTTACTGGTGGCCGCTGCCCGCTATGGCAAAGCCGCCAATTCGATCTCCAAGCAGGACATGCAATCCTTACTGAGTCATCACTGGCCGGGTAATGTCCGTGAATTGAGAAATGCTGCAGAACGGTATGTACTACTCGGTAAACTGATTCAACTGGGTCAGGAACCGCATCTGATGAATGGACCGGTACTCAGTTTGGCCGATCAGGTGGCAGAGTTTGAAAAATCAGCCATTGAACAAGCCTTAATCGAATGCGGAGGCAGTATTAAAGATACCATGGAAAGCCTGAATCTACCGCGAAAGACATTGTATGATAAAATGCAGAAATATCAGTTAGATAAAGAAAATTACAAACACTAA
- a CDS encoding sensor histidine kinase, translating to MVSKFRFNLIFMVVFVVTTAYGAHLVWQYSYQALLSEHQAQLERFASHVVTKLDKFAHIPRLLSTDKKLVDALTMADNSAQIDITNHYLEQVNDAIKASDTYLLDIHGTTIAASNWNLKHSFIGRNFNWRPYFQVAVQGNESQYYALGSTSGERGYYYAYPVTYAATILGVVVVKMDLSSIEENWKSKSSYFVATDPYSIIFMSSQPNWLFKSVTFIDPKIRTEIFHSRQYLDQTIQSLGLLGKMDQATTEWIDPKQGWIKGDFIVSSRPLKNIPLNIRVLSPKIQVFWSSFGFVVISCMVFAIIYLILLLVHHRKNKLRQIEQLQSEAKQKLEFLVMERTAKLHLEIEERSKTEHRLRQTQDELIQAAKLAVLGQMSASISHELNNPLAAIRSFADNGRRFLASGKIDRADDNLNRISGLTERMAKISTQLRSFARKSDHDERAVVQLYPIILSTRELIQAQIKSNLIHFEIQAPEPPIWLNINPIHLEQVLINLLTNAIQALDDHADKQIILSFAEDAQQLTIHIDDNGEGLGDKPLSQLFDPFYTTKKNGLGLGLSISQQIIQSMGGQLNASSSPLGGARFTVQLPTVPPPSETAS from the coding sequence ATGGTATCTAAGTTCCGTTTCAATCTTATCTTTATGGTTGTTTTTGTTGTAACGACTGCCTACGGTGCGCATCTTGTGTGGCAGTATAGTTATCAGGCCCTGCTCAGCGAACATCAGGCACAGTTAGAACGTTTTGCCAGTCACGTGGTTACCAAATTGGATAAGTTCGCCCATATCCCCCGCCTCCTCTCGACCGATAAAAAACTGGTAGATGCGCTGACGATGGCCGATAACTCCGCTCAAATCGATATCACCAATCACTATCTTGAACAGGTCAATGATGCGATCAAAGCTTCTGATACCTATCTTCTGGATATTCACGGAACGACCATTGCCGCGAGTAACTGGAATCTCAAACATTCATTTATTGGGAGAAATTTCAACTGGCGTCCGTACTTTCAGGTAGCAGTACAAGGCAATGAAAGCCAATACTACGCGCTGGGCTCAACTTCCGGGGAACGTGGATACTACTACGCATATCCGGTGACGTATGCTGCGACGATTCTCGGTGTCGTGGTGGTGAAAATGGATCTTTCGTCGATTGAAGAGAACTGGAAAAGCAAAAGCAGTTACTTTGTTGCCACCGATCCGTACAGTATTATTTTTATGTCCAGTCAGCCAAACTGGCTGTTCAAAAGTGTCACCTTTATTGACCCGAAGATCCGCACAGAAATCTTTCATTCCCGTCAGTATCTTGATCAAACGATCCAATCGCTGGGGTTACTCGGGAAAATGGATCAAGCAACCACTGAATGGATTGACCCGAAACAAGGCTGGATTAAAGGTGACTTTATTGTCAGCAGCCGGCCGTTGAAGAACATTCCGCTGAACATTCGTGTGCTGTCACCGAAGATTCAGGTATTTTGGAGCAGTTTCGGCTTTGTGGTCATTTCATGCATGGTCTTTGCCATTATTTATCTGATTCTGTTGCTCGTGCATCATCGTAAAAATAAATTACGTCAGATTGAGCAACTCCAGTCGGAAGCAAAGCAAAAGCTTGAATTTTTAGTTATGGAAAGAACCGCGAAGTTACATCTTGAGATTGAAGAACGCAGTAAAACCGAACACCGACTGCGACAAACACAAGATGAATTGATTCAGGCTGCCAAACTTGCGGTACTGGGACAAATGTCCGCCAGTATCAGTCATGAATTGAATAACCCACTCGCGGCCATCCGTAGCTTTGCCGATAATGGCCGACGCTTTCTGGCCAGCGGTAAAATTGACCGGGCAGACGACAACCTGAACCGGATCTCGGGGCTGACGGAAAGAATGGCGAAAATCAGTACCCAACTGCGCTCATTTGCCCGCAAGTCGGATCACGATGAACGAGCCGTCGTCCAGCTTTATCCCATTATCTTATCGACCAGAGAATTGATTCAGGCACAAATAAAATCAAATCTAATCCACTTCGAAATACAGGCCCCGGAACCGCCTATCTGGTTGAATATTAATCCAATCCATTTAGAACAAGTCCTGATTAATCTTTTGACCAATGCGATTCAGGCACTCGATGATCATGCGGATAAACAGATTATCCTGAGCTTTGCCGAAGACGCTCAGCAGCTCACGATACATATTGACGATAATGGGGAAGGATTAGGAGATAAACCGTTATCCCAGCTTTTTGACCCCTTTTATACCACCAAGAAAAATGGACTCGGACTGGGTTTGTCGATCTCTCAGCAAATTATTCAGAGTATGGGCGGTCAGTTGAATGCCAGCTCATCACCGCTTGGCGGTGCCCGGTTCACTGTCCAGTTACCCACGGTGCCACCACCGTCTGAAACTGCCTCATAA